One stretch of Cololabis saira isolate AMF1-May2022 chromosome 15, fColSai1.1, whole genome shotgun sequence DNA includes these proteins:
- the serinc2 gene encoding serine incorporator 2 has product MGACLALGSLASCASCLCGSASCLLSSCCPSTNNSTISRLAFSFMLMLGTLVSIIMILPGMEEHLKKIPGFCDGGSTLPGLNKVNCDVIVGYKSVYRMCFSMACFFFLFSILMIRVRSSKDPRAAIQNGFWFFKFLLLVGITVGAFFIPDGTFNTVWYYFGAVGSFIFIIIQLILLVDFAHSWNQSWLEKAEEGNSKCWFAALLSFTGIHYILAFIAVVLFYVFYTQPDGCTEHKVFISLNFLFCIIVSVVSILPKVQEAQPSSGLLQASLISLYTMYITWSAMTNNPNRHCNPSLLSLVQPNSPTPAPGPATPAPPQNVQWWDAQGIMGLIIFVFCTLYASIRSSNNAQVNKLMQTEEGRDLTTDYDGASGEDGVHRAVDNEEEGVTYSYSFFHFSLLLASLYIMMTLTNWYKPNTDLDAMPAVWVKISSSWIGLALYLWTLVAPLVLPDRDFN; this is encoded by the exons ATGGGTGCGTGTTTGGCACTGGGTTCCCTGGCAAGTTGT GCATCCTGCTTGTGTGGCTCGGCATCCTGCCTCCTGTCCTCATGCTGCCCTTCAACCAACAACTCCACAATCAGCCGGCTGGCCTTTTCCTTCATGCTGATGCTCGGGACGCTGGTGTCCATCATCATGATTCTCCCTGGCATGGAGGAACACCTTAAAAAG ATTCCAGGTTTCTGTGACGGTGGCTCAACCTTACCTGGCTTAAACAAGGTGAACTGTGACGTCATCGTGGGCTACAAGTCCGTGTACCGAATGTGCTTCTCCATggcctgcttcttcttcctcttctccaTCCTGATGATCCGAGTGCGCAGCAGCAAGGACCCCCGAGCCGCCATCCAGAACGG tttcTGGTTTTTCAAGTTTCTGTTGCTGGTTGGCATCACTGTGGGAGCTTTCTTTATTCCAGATGGCACTTTTAATACAG TGTGGTACTACTTTGGAGCAGTGGGAtctttcatcttcatcatcatccagCTCATTCTCCTGGTGGACTTTGCTCACTCCTGGAATCAGTCCTGGCTGGAAAAGGCTGAAGAGGGAAACTCCAAGTGCTGGTTTGCAG ctCTGCTCTCCTTCACCGGCATCCACTATATCCTGGCTTTCATTGCCGTCGTGCTCTTCTACGTGTTTTACACTCAACCTGACGGCTGCACCGAACACAAGGTCTTCATCAGCCTCAACTTCCTGTTCTGCATCATCGTGTCCGTCGTGTCCATTCTGCCAAAAGTTCAG GAAGCTCAGCCCAGCTCCGGCCTGCTGCAGGCCTCCCTCATCTCCCTCTACACCATGTATATCACCTGGTCGGCCATGACCAACAACCCCA ACCGGCATTGTAACCCCAGTCTGCTGAGTCTGGTCCAGCCGAACAGTCCCACTCCAGCACCAGGTCCTGCTACTCCTGCTCCCCCACAAAACGTGCAGTGGTGGGATGCACAGGGCATCATGGGCTTGATCATTTTCGTGTTCTGCACGCTTTACGCCAG CATCCGCTCCTCCAACAACGCTCAGGTGAATAAACTCATGCAGACTGAGGAAGGCCGGGATCTGACCACCGACTACGATGGAGCGTCTGGAGAAGACGGGGTTCATCGTGCCGTGGACAACGAAGAAGAGGGCGTGACCTACAGCTACTCCTTCTTCCACTTCAGCCTCCTGCTGGCTTCTCTCTACATCATGATGACCCTCACCAACTGGTACAA GCCCAACACGGACCTAGACGCCATGCCCGCCGTGTGGGTGAAGATCAGCTCCAGCTGGATCGGCCTGGCCCTGTACCTGTGGACCCTGGTggctccgctggtgctgccgGACCGAGACTTCAACTGA